The following proteins are encoded in a genomic region of Ornithinibacillus sp. 4-3:
- a CDS encoding DNA polymerase has product MRLEYTSISNLLLLPKNFSIEEHDPLVSEILESHHVFHPLYELEKSIQLILDSMEKRGLVIAEEWFRSGLEGKRTQRTKAVTEINQYVDGAHDDVDESRLHDYWRGNNLPIANSFDALANYKQLHPTYNLMLQYRKHSNYLKQWDLNLKHDGVELENGDVRMKGKWQSFASYTGRMSAKQLPLTSLPSEMRDYIVPPKDSQLVSIDLNNAELRFLAYYAKCDQLIQRFNAGEDIHYETAKLIQSKMNRHKVADEQARELAKRYTYSFLYGAGVKTIQKSLQKVFKGITSADVVTINDAFIQQYPEIQSFLLEREKSDSLLTAFGEVKPIAKFYEAQKRNFTLQSSVSVAIKMLMKTLANHKIEIMHALHDEVWISIPIETNLSTLMDEVATEFEEKIKNTFRGFPCKGLLTIEKIGGKIQ; this is encoded by the coding sequence ATGAGATTAGAATATACTTCAATTTCAAACTTGTTGCTGTTACCGAAGAACTTTTCTATTGAGGAACACGATCCATTAGTCAGTGAAATTTTAGAATCACATCATGTGTTTCATCCGCTGTATGAATTAGAGAAGTCGATTCAACTAATCTTAGATTCTATGGAAAAAAGAGGGCTAGTAATCGCAGAAGAATGGTTCAGAAGCGGTTTGGAAGGAAAACGAACTCAACGAACAAAGGCGGTTACTGAAATCAATCAGTATGTTGACGGTGCTCATGATGATGTTGATGAAAGTCGTTTACACGATTATTGGAGAGGAAACAATCTTCCAATTGCTAACAGCTTTGATGCATTAGCTAATTACAAACAGCTTCATCCAACGTACAACTTAATGCTCCAGTACAGGAAGCATTCCAATTACCTGAAACAGTGGGACTTGAATCTAAAGCATGACGGGGTCGAGTTAGAAAACGGTGATGTTAGGATGAAGGGAAAATGGCAGAGTTTTGCAAGCTACACAGGCAGAATGTCCGCTAAACAACTTCCGTTAACCTCTTTGCCAAGTGAGATGCGTGATTACATTGTTCCACCTAAGGATTCGCAATTAGTGAGCATTGACTTAAACAACGCAGAGTTACGCTTCCTTGCTTACTATGCTAAGTGCGACCAATTGATTCAACGGTTTAATGCTGGTGAAGACATTCACTATGAAACTGCTAAACTTATTCAAAGTAAAATGAATCGTCATAAAGTAGCTGATGAACAGGCTCGTGAACTAGCAAAACGGTACACGTACAGTTTCTTGTATGGTGCAGGGGTAAAAACAATCCAAAAAAGCTTGCAAAAGGTCTTCAAAGGCATCACAAGTGCTGATGTAGTAACTATCAATGATGCTTTCATTCAGCAGTACCCAGAAATTCAAAGTTTTTTACTTGAAAGAGAAAAGAGTGACAGCCTGCTAACTGCCTTTGGGGAGGTAAAGCCAATTGCTAAATTTTACGAAGCACAGAAGAGAAACTTTACACTGCAGTCGAGTGTTAGCGTAGCCATCAAAATGCTGATGAAGACCTTGGCAAATCACAAAATAGAAATTATGCATGCCTTACACGATGAAGTGTGGATCTCAATACCTATTGAAACGAATCTATCGACTTTAATGGATGAAGTAGCAACAGAATTTGAAGAAAAAATAAAAAATACTTTCAGAGGTTTCCCTTGTAAAGGGTTGCTGACGATAGAGAAAATTGGAGGAAAAATACAATGA
- a CDS encoding helicase-related protein — translation MKAPKFIDNKTYKMVDEIKEYSKKNSKISMISSSFTLFAFEKLKKELSKIDEFRFVFTEPTFVSKKQEMKEFYIDKNNNVFGTEFEIKLRNEMTQSSIAKECAEWIKEKATFKSFKERNPAYPRLMHIENKDDTVAMNGSVDFTADSLGIVPSTRMEAINAFYGEHTIGMLQAFENIWNSDNELEDVTDLVMQNLNVIHKENPPEFIYFVTLYNIFFDYLSELTDDRLVKEKTGIKETLIWNKLYQFQKDGVLGAIEKMENFNGCIIADSVGLGKTFSALAIIKYYELRNYRVLVLCPKKLRDNWLVYTMNDKRNIFVNDRFSYDVLNHTDLSRETGYSGDVNLATLNWENYDLVVIDESHNFRNNPPVKDRKTRYQRLMEDVIKSGVQTKVLMLSATPVNNRMNDIKNQIAFITEENDQALQETGITSIDHTLKNAQMVFNQWANLSEEERTTEKFVDMMNMDYFKILDTLTIARSRKHIEKYYDIEEIGSFPERLKPMNKYSKIDEDDIFPDISDVNNTINKLNLAIYSPLKYVYNHKLFEYERKYDMEVKDGQGLFRQRDRETSLIHLMRVNILKRLESSVHSFTLTLSKILEQINHMIQAIEQHEADYSTSSSAEDVSILDIDPDDTLFEDLLVGNKVKVLLQDTDTIKWKQELEEDQAILENLLAMGKSIEPGKDSKLNMLKDTIIQKITNPINKGNRKVIIFTTFSDTAKYLYDNLATHAKQLNINTALVVGSGTNKSTLEIPAEYKNQIKFNDINTVLTLFSPKSKEAHKVFPNMQEEIDILIATDCISEGQNLQDCDFVVNYDIHWNPVRIIQRFGRVDRIGSNNERIQLVNFWPTQDLDEYINLEQRVKGRMVLVDVSATGEENPVEKNQSKEMRDLLYRKNQLKKLREEVVDLEDISGGISITDLSFSDFRVDLTGYLKNNRKSLEQSPTGLYSIVRIPQQFEHELEPGVIFLLEQVSGEINNLEKNPLHPYYLIYVTNEQEIKISYDKGKQLLDFYKKTSHNNDKLDTELITKFNHSTNYGSDMSHYSSLLEKAIEEIIGRKEELGIASLFHKGGTSIVAEDVDGLEDFELISFLILDS, via the coding sequence TTGAAAGCACCTAAATTTATCGATAATAAGACCTATAAAATGGTTGATGAAATAAAAGAGTATAGCAAAAAGAATAGTAAAATAAGTATGATTTCTTCCAGCTTTACTTTATTTGCTTTTGAGAAGTTAAAAAAGGAACTTTCCAAGATTGATGAGTTTAGATTCGTTTTCACAGAACCAACTTTCGTTTCAAAGAAGCAGGAAATGAAAGAGTTTTACATCGACAAAAATAATAATGTATTTGGTACTGAATTTGAAATTAAGCTTAGAAATGAAATGACCCAGTCTTCTATTGCCAAAGAATGTGCAGAATGGATAAAGGAAAAAGCAACGTTCAAATCATTCAAGGAAAGAAATCCAGCTTATCCAAGGCTTATGCACATAGAAAACAAGGACGATACGGTAGCAATGAATGGATCTGTTGATTTCACTGCGGATAGTTTAGGAATCGTGCCTTCGACTAGAATGGAAGCAATCAATGCTTTTTATGGAGAACATACGATTGGAATGCTGCAGGCTTTTGAAAACATTTGGAACAGTGATAATGAATTAGAAGATGTAACAGATTTAGTGATGCAAAATTTAAATGTTATCCATAAAGAAAACCCACCTGAATTCATCTACTTTGTCACCCTATACAATATTTTCTTTGATTATTTAAGTGAACTTACGGATGACCGTCTTGTGAAAGAGAAGACTGGAATCAAGGAAACGTTGATTTGGAACAAGCTCTATCAGTTTCAAAAAGATGGGGTGTTAGGTGCAATTGAAAAGATGGAAAACTTTAACGGCTGTATTATCGCAGACAGTGTGGGTTTAGGAAAAACTTTTAGTGCTCTAGCGATAATTAAATATTATGAACTACGAAACTATCGAGTACTCGTGCTCTGCCCCAAAAAACTAAGAGATAATTGGCTAGTTTATACGATGAATGACAAAAGGAACATTTTCGTTAATGATCGCTTTAGTTATGACGTATTAAATCATACAGACTTAAGCAGAGAAACAGGTTATTCAGGTGATGTTAACTTAGCTACATTAAATTGGGAGAATTATGATTTGGTCGTTATTGACGAATCACATAACTTTAGAAATAATCCTCCAGTTAAAGATCGTAAAACAAGATACCAACGACTAATGGAAGATGTCATCAAATCTGGTGTACAAACGAAAGTGCTCATGCTATCAGCAACCCCTGTTAATAACAGAATGAATGACATAAAAAATCAGATTGCTTTTATTACAGAGGAAAATGATCAAGCACTTCAAGAAACTGGTATAACTAGCATTGATCATACACTTAAAAACGCACAGATGGTCTTTAACCAATGGGCTAATTTGTCAGAAGAAGAACGGACGACAGAAAAATTCGTAGATATGATGAACATGGATTACTTCAAAATACTCGATACATTAACAATTGCACGATCTAGAAAACATATTGAAAAATATTATGATATCGAGGAAATAGGTTCGTTTCCAGAACGACTAAAGCCAATGAATAAATATAGCAAAATAGATGAAGATGATATTTTCCCTGACATATCAGATGTAAATAACACGATAAATAAACTGAACTTAGCAATCTACTCTCCTTTAAAATATGTTTACAACCATAAACTTTTCGAATATGAAAGAAAATATGATATGGAAGTTAAAGATGGTCAAGGTCTATTTCGTCAGAGAGATAGAGAAACTAGTTTAATCCATTTAATGCGAGTAAATATATTAAAGCGGTTAGAAAGCTCTGTTCACTCTTTTACATTAACTCTGTCAAAAATATTGGAACAAATAAACCACATGATACAAGCAATTGAACAACATGAAGCAGATTATTCAACGAGTAGTTCTGCAGAAGACGTGTCCATTTTAGATATCGATCCAGATGATACCCTTTTTGAAGATTTACTCGTTGGAAATAAAGTAAAAGTATTGCTTCAAGATACGGACACGATTAAATGGAAGCAAGAACTAGAAGAAGATCAGGCAATCTTAGAAAATCTACTCGCAATGGGTAAAAGTATTGAGCCCGGAAAAGATAGTAAGTTAAACATGCTCAAAGATACAATTATTCAAAAAATAACCAATCCGATTAACAAAGGTAATCGAAAGGTCATCATTTTTACTACTTTCTCTGATACAGCAAAATATTTATATGATAACCTAGCAACTCATGCAAAGCAGCTAAATATTAACACCGCTTTAGTTGTTGGGAGCGGAACGAACAAGTCAACGTTAGAAATTCCAGCTGAATATAAAAATCAAATAAAATTTAACGACATTAATACCGTTTTGACGTTATTTTCACCAAAATCCAAAGAAGCACATAAAGTTTTTCCGAATATGCAAGAAGAAATTGATATTCTCATTGCGACAGATTGCATATCAGAAGGGCAAAACTTACAGGATTGCGATTTTGTTGTTAACTATGATATCCATTGGAACCCAGTGAGAATTATTCAACGTTTTGGTAGGGTAGATCGAATTGGTTCAAATAATGAACGAATTCAACTCGTAAACTTCTGGCCAACCCAAGATTTAGATGAATATATTAATTTAGAACAACGAGTCAAAGGTAGAATGGTATTAGTAGATGTATCGGCAACAGGTGAAGAAAACCCAGTAGAAAAAAATCAATCGAAGGAAATGAGAGACTTGCTTTATCGAAAGAATCAGCTGAAGAAGTTAAGAGAAGAAGTCGTTGATTTAGAAGATATTTCAGGAGGAATTTCGATAACAGACTTAAGCTTTAGCGATTTTAGGGTTGATTTAACAGGATATCTAAAAAACAATCGGAAAAGTTTAGAGCAAAGCCCAACTGGACTCTACTCTATCGTTCGTATACCTCAACAATTTGAACATGAACTAGAACCAGGTGTCATTTTCTTATTAGAACAAGTATCAGGAGAAATAAATAATTTGGAGAAAAATCCGCTTCATCCTTATTACTTGATATACGTAACGAATGAACAAGAAATTAAAATATCCTATGATAAAGGTAAACAATTACTTGATTTCTACAAAAAAACTAGTCATAACAATGACAAGTTGGATACTGAATTAATTACGAAATTTAATCATTCAACGAATTACGGAAGTGACATGAGCCACTATTCCTCATTACTTGAAAAAGCAATCGAAGAAATTATCGGGCGTAAGGAAGAACTAGGGATTGCTAGTCTTTTCCATAAAGGCGGTACAAGTATCGTTGCAGAAGATGTTGATGGACTAGAAGATTTTGAGTTAATCAGTTTCTTGATTTTAGATTCATAA
- a CDS encoding DUF4391 domain-containing protein: MLVKSLNLPKECVYNQFIPKKQFYTHGNLKSTEKNIFTQGIERITLYAQLTRQNTNIPAYQDDTRTYEEISVFLVELRELQVMEKIATLIMESIPYPIILIGIFNNQYNFFGAHQRDNLVDEQKIILEKVYQTGFLDSDSIFIEQINYRELKKNNFFTFYNDYIQAIIEFNLSSRNIKRIENKEETLQKIEMMEVEITTLKGKLKRENHFNKKMELNMKIKRLEKELKQMEG; encoded by the coding sequence ATGTTGGTAAAGTCATTGAATCTACCGAAAGAATGTGTTTATAACCAGTTCATTCCGAAAAAACAATTTTACACCCATGGTAATTTAAAATCGACGGAAAAAAATATTTTCACCCAAGGAATTGAACGAATTACCTTATATGCTCAATTAACAAGACAGAACACAAATATTCCAGCCTATCAAGATGATACGAGGACTTATGAAGAAATATCAGTTTTCCTTGTAGAGTTGAGAGAATTGCAGGTGATGGAAAAGATTGCAACATTAATCATGGAATCTATTCCTTATCCAATCATCCTCATAGGAATATTTAACAATCAGTATAATTTTTTCGGGGCACATCAGAGAGATAATCTAGTAGATGAGCAAAAGATTATCTTAGAAAAAGTGTATCAAACTGGATTTCTTGATAGTGATTCAATATTTATCGAGCAAATAAATTACCGTGAGTTAAAGAAAAATAACTTTTTCACGTTTTACAATGATTATATTCAAGCAATTATTGAATTTAATTTATCAAGCAGAAATATCAAAAGAATTGAAAATAAGGAAGAAACTTTACAGAAAATAGAAATGATGGAAGTGGAAATTACCACGCTTAAAGGCAAGTTAAAGCGTGAAAATCACTTTAATAAAAAGATGGAATTAAATATGAAGATAAAAAGATTAGAAAAAGAACTAAAGCAAATGGAGGGTTAA
- a CDS encoding site-specific DNA-methyltransferase, with protein MSQLNGESLNIEDKNIEKLVELFPEVNTDGKVDFGKLKQILGEYVDDSEERYRFVWNGKGEALRLSQTPSMGTLRPAKEESKNWDDTENLYIEGDNLEVLKLLQKSYFNKVKMIYIDPPYNTGRDIIYKNKFHNSLEYYKAFTGQIDKEGFQISTNQEHNGRYHTDWLNMMYPRLRLARNLLKEDGFIFIAIDDYEVHNLIKISDEIFGEPNRLGIICVVHNPEGRNQAKFFGTSHEYAIVYAKNITKANFRKVAIDSEIKEKFEYQDEEGRYLLKNFIRMSDGKYSLRENKPHFYYPVYVNEDLTCIQEIPAPGYEAIYPITQSGQERTWKTTKETFFERYKKGDIIAKREFNTIMIYEKIRENQVLKTHWLNKKYHAFHYGTKVLDDLLGAKTFDFPKSIELIKDSIEIVTEANDIILDFFSGSSTTAHAIMSLNSEDMGNRKFIMVQLPESTEEKSEAYKAGYKNIAEIGKERIRRAGEQIKEELKEKYESASKADKVEMKHPEELDIGFKVFKLDSSNIKEWNPGEYENIQLAIEDSLTPYVPGRTEEDVVYEMMLKMGLDLTYPVEKHDVNGKTIYSIGYGFLMICLADSIDISIAEKMIEIKDENGQQEFRAIFRDEGFKSDTDKTNVKETLRSAGLAEESFITL; from the coding sequence ATGTCTCAATTAAATGGCGAATCATTAAACATTGAAGATAAGAATATCGAAAAGTTAGTCGAATTATTTCCAGAAGTAAATACAGACGGAAAAGTTGACTTTGGAAAATTAAAGCAAATACTAGGTGAATATGTCGATGATTCAGAAGAACGTTACCGCTTTGTCTGGAACGGTAAAGGAGAAGCTCTGAGATTATCACAAACACCATCGATGGGAACGTTACGTCCAGCGAAAGAAGAAAGTAAGAATTGGGACGACACAGAAAATTTATACATAGAAGGAGATAACTTAGAAGTATTAAAACTGCTACAAAAATCATACTTTAATAAAGTGAAAATGATTTATATTGATCCACCTTATAATACGGGAAGAGATATTATATACAAAAACAAATTTCATAATTCATTAGAATACTATAAAGCATTTACTGGACAAATAGATAAGGAAGGCTTTCAAATATCTACAAATCAGGAACACAATGGTCGATATCATACAGATTGGTTAAATATGATGTATCCACGATTAAGACTGGCCAGAAATTTATTAAAAGAAGATGGTTTTATTTTTATTGCTATTGATGATTATGAAGTTCATAACTTAATTAAAATATCTGATGAAATTTTTGGGGAACCAAATAGACTTGGGATTATATGTGTAGTACATAACCCAGAAGGTAGAAACCAAGCTAAGTTTTTTGGTACAAGTCATGAATATGCTATTGTTTATGCTAAAAATATTACAAAAGCTAACTTTAGAAAGGTAGCTATTGATAGTGAAATAAAAGAAAAGTTTGAGTATCAGGATGAGGAAGGTAGATACTTATTAAAAAATTTTATAAGGATGTCTGATGGAAAGTATAGCTTAAGAGAAAATAAACCGCACTTCTATTATCCTGTTTATGTTAATGAAGATCTAACGTGTATTCAGGAAATTCCCGCACCAGGGTATGAAGCTATTTATCCTATAACTCAAAGTGGTCAAGAAAGGACGTGGAAAACTACTAAAGAAACTTTCTTTGAACGCTATAAAAAAGGTGACATTATAGCTAAACGGGAATTTAACACAATTATGATTTATGAAAAAATACGAGAGAATCAAGTCTTAAAAACGCATTGGTTAAATAAGAAATACCATGCATTTCATTATGGGACTAAAGTGTTAGATGATCTACTAGGTGCAAAAACTTTTGATTTTCCAAAGTCTATAGAACTAATAAAGGACTCGATAGAGATAGTAACTGAAGCAAATGATATTATTTTAGATTTCTTCTCTGGATCATCTACCACAGCTCACGCTATTATGAGCTTAAATTCAGAAGATATGGGAAATCGTAAGTTCATTATGGTTCAGTTACCTGAATCTACTGAAGAAAAATCTGAAGCATATAAAGCTGGCTATAAAAATATCGCAGAAATTGGAAAAGAAAGAATTAGACGTGCGGGTGAGCAAATTAAAGAGGAACTGAAAGAAAAGTATGAATCCGCAAGTAAAGCAGACAAAGTAGAAATGAAACATCCTGAAGAATTAGATATTGGTTTTAAAGTATTTAAACTAGATTCCTCCAACATTAAAGAATGGAATCCAGGTGAGTACGAGAACATTCAATTGGCTATTGAAGATTCTTTAACTCCTTATGTACCAGGTAGAACAGAAGAAGATGTTGTCTATGAAATGATGTTGAAAATGGGCTTAGACTTAACGTATCCAGTAGAGAAGCATGACGTAAATGGAAAAACAATTTACTCGATAGGATATGGCTTTTTAATGATTTGTTTAGCCGATAGTATTGATATATCCATAGCCGAAAAGATGATTGAAATTAAAGATGAAAATGGTCAACAAGAATTTAGAGCGATATTTAGAGATGAAGGATTTAAATCAGATACAGATAAAACAAATGTAAAAGAAACATTACGATCAGCAGGACTAGCTGAAGAGTCATTCATTACGTTATAG
- a CDS encoding site-specific DNA-methyltransferase codes for MTKLDGQSLNIEAKNIEKQLELFPEINVDGKIDFDKLKQILGDYIEDSEERYRFTWNGKGEVLRLSQTPSKGTLRPAQEESKNWDDTENLYIEGDNLEVLKLLQKSYFNKVKMIYIDPPYNTGGDFVYKDNFKDNIQNYKKITGQVDSEGRNTTTNREYSGRYHTDWLNMMYPRLRLARNLLKDDGVIFISIDDHEVHNLKKLCDEVFGESNFVSNLVWQKKFSRANDARYFSTMHDHILCYTKSNIERSKGGWKIGLLPRGDETPAGYGNPDHDTRGVWTSVVLSAKSGTEKLLYNITTPSGRVCSPPSGRYWSVSEERFKELVKDNRIWFGIDGDGTPRLKTFLSEVQDGLRPNSILFHDEVGHNQEAKQETKSLFDNKGVFDSPKPVRLLEQLLQIGNVAKNDIILDFFSGSSTTAHATVQLNAQDGGNRKFIMVQLPESTEEKSEAYKAGYKNIAEIGKERIRRAGEQIKEELKEKYESASKADKVEMKHPEELDIGFKVFKLDSSNIKEWNPGEYENIQLAIEDSLTPYVPGRTEEDVVYEMMLKMGLDLTYPVEKHDVNGKTIYSIGYGFLMICLADSIDISIAEKMIEIKDENGQQEFRALFRDEGFKSDTDKTNVKETLRSAGLAEESFITL; via the coding sequence ATGACAAAACTAGATGGGCAATCGTTAAATATTGAAGCTAAGAACATAGAAAAACAACTAGAATTATTTCCGGAAATAAATGTAGATGGAAAAATTGATTTTGATAAGTTAAAGCAAATTCTTGGTGATTATATAGAAGATTCAGAAGAAAGATATCGATTTACTTGGAACGGTAAAGGAGAAGTACTCAGACTCTCACAAACACCATCAAAGGGAACATTAAGACCCGCACAAGAAGAAAGTAAAAACTGGGACGATACCGAAAATTTATATATCGAAGGGGATAATTTAGAAGTATTAAAGCTTCTACAAAAATCCTACTTTAACAAAGTGAAAATGATTTACATCGATCCACCTTACAATACAGGCGGAGACTTTGTATATAAAGATAACTTCAAAGATAATATCCAGAATTACAAAAAAATCACCGGCCAAGTTGATAGTGAAGGGAGAAACACAACAACTAACCGTGAATATAGCGGTCGATATCATACAGATTGGTTGAATATGATGTATCCAAGGTTGAGACTAGCAAGAAACCTATTGAAGGACGATGGAGTTATTTTTATATCCATAGATGATCATGAGGTACATAATTTGAAAAAACTTTGCGATGAAGTATTTGGAGAATCAAATTTTGTCTCAAATTTAGTTTGGCAAAAAAAGTTTTCAAGGGCAAATGATGCAAGGTATTTTTCTACGATGCATGACCATATTTTATGTTATACAAAAAGTAACATAGAACGTTCTAAAGGTGGATGGAAAATAGGACTATTACCAAGAGGTGATGAGACTCCTGCGGGATATGGAAATCCCGATCATGATACAAGGGGAGTCTGGACATCTGTAGTTTTATCTGCAAAGTCAGGAACTGAAAAGTTATTATATAATATTACTACACCAAGTGGTAGAGTTTGCTCACCTCCAAGCGGTCGGTATTGGAGCGTGAGTGAAGAACGCTTTAAAGAATTAGTAAAAGATAATCGGATTTGGTTTGGAATTGACGGAGATGGGACTCCCCGCTTAAAAACGTTTTTAAGTGAGGTTCAGGATGGACTAAGGCCGAACTCAATTTTATTTCATGACGAGGTCGGCCATAATCAAGAAGCTAAACAAGAAACAAAATCTTTATTTGATAATAAAGGTGTTTTTGATAGTCCGAAGCCGGTTAGGTTATTAGAACAATTACTACAAATTGGCAATGTGGCAAAAAATGATATAATTTTAGATTTTTTCTCTGGTTCTTCTACTACCGCACATGCAACTGTTCAGCTAAATGCACAGGATGGCGGTAATCGTAAGTTTATTATGGTTCAATTACCTGAATCTACTGAAGAAAAATCTGAAGCATATAAAGCTGGCTATAAAAATATCGCAGAAATTGGAAAAGAAAGAATTAGACGTGCGGGTGAGCAAATTAAAGAGGAACTGAAAGAAAAGTATGAATCCGCAAGTAAAGCAGACAAAGTAGAAATGAAACATCCTGAAGAATTAGATATTGGTTTTAAAGTATTTAAACTAGATTCCTCCAACATTAAAGAATGGAATCCAGGTGAGTACGAGAACATTCAATTGGCTATTGAAGATTCTTTAACTCCTTATGTACCAGGTAGAACAGAAGAAGATGTTGTCTATGAAATGATGTTGAAAATGGGCTTAGACTTAACGTATCCAGTAGAGAAGCATGACGTAAATGGAAAAACAATTTACTCGATAGGATATGGCTTTTTAATGATTTGTTTAGCCGATAGTATTGATATATCCATAGCCGAAAAGATGATTGAAATTAAAGATGAAAATGGTCAACAAGAATTTAGAGCGTTATTCAGAGATGAAGGATTTAAATCTGATACAGATAAAACAAATGTAAAGGAAACATTGCGATCAGCTGGATTAGCTGAAGAATCATTTATTACGCTATAG